In the genome of Triticum urartu cultivar G1812 chromosome 5, Tu2.1, whole genome shotgun sequence, one region contains:
- the LOC125511295 gene encoding U3 small nucleolar RNA-associated protein 18 homolog: protein MTSLISQNALPKRRLEKDDSSSSDEETMDSPVASDAEAGKKPRPEDRRKDRRKKKKALEARQGQEADEMRRLESSLFGNIYTPLEFGTEAVPARGQDDAKLFSVDRSADDDLPVYEEDLGSEDEVLDKGRKPAWVDEEEDSTQVDILKVARLRKLRKEADERVISGKEYEARLRGHHAKLNPFTGWADMDRKAPLRDGDSDEEEGGVDNMLRNNDELVVKGTAKLLPGMLDYSRLVDANAQDPSSGPINSVQFHRNGQLMLVAGLDKHLRFFQIDGKRNPKIQSIFVEDCPIQKAAFLPDGSEVILSGRRKFFYSFDLVKAAVSKIGPLTGREEKSLESFEISPDSRTIAFIGNEGYILLISSKTKQLIGTLKMNGNVRSLAFADGGNQLLSSGGDGHVYHWDLRTRKCMHKSVDEGSLSGLSLCTSQDSSYFATGSSSGIVNVYKRDEFLGGKRKPLKTIENLTTETGQMKFNHDAQILAISSGKDRNGMRLVHVPSFTVYQNWPGPRFSLQYPRCLDFSPGSGFLSVGHAGGKVLLYKLHHYQNA from the coding sequence ATGACGAGCCTGATATCCCAGAACGCGCTCCCGAAGCGCCGGCTGGAGAAGGACGACAGCAGCAGCAGCGATGAAGAGACCATGGATTCCCCCGTCGCCTCGGATGCAGAGGCTGGGAAGAAGCCCAGGCCGGAGGATCGCAGGAAGGaccggaggaagaagaagaaggcgcTGGAGGCCAGGCAGGGCCAGGAGGCCGATGAGATGAGGCGGCTGGAGAGCTCTCTGTTCGGCAACATCTACACCCCGCTCGAGTTCGGCACCGAGGCTGTGCCGGCTCGTGGCCAGGATGATGCTAAGTTGTTCTCCGTGGACCGGTCTGCCGACGACGACCTGCCTGTTTATGAGGAGGACCTGGGCAGTGAGGATGAGGTGCTTGATAAGGGGAGGAAGCCCGCCTGGGTGGATGAGGAGGAGGATAGCACCCAGGTGGACATCCTCAaggttgcgaggctgaggaagctGAGGAAGGAGGCTGATGAGCGCGTGATCTCGGGCAAGGAGTATGAGGCTAGGCTGCGCGGTCACCACGCCAAGCTGAACCCTTTCACTGGCTGGGCGGATATGGACCGGAAGGCTCCTCTCCGTGATGGTGACTCCGATGAGGAAGAAGGTGGAGTCGACAATATGCTTCGGAACAATGATGAGCTTGTCGTCAAGGGTACTGCTAAGCTCCTGCCTGGCATGCTGGACTACTCGAGGCTTGTTGATGCGAATGCCCAGGATCCTTCCAGTGGTCCTATCAATTCAGTGCAGTTTCATAGGAATGGTCAGCTGATGCTTGTTGCTGGCCTGGACAAACATCTGAGGTTTTTCCAGATTGATGGCAAGAGAAACCCCAAGATCCAGAGCATATTTGTCGAGGACTGTCCAATTCAGAAGGCAGCCTTTCTACCTGATGGCTCTGAGGTGATCCTTTCCGGCAGGAGGAAGTTCTTCTACTCATTTGATCTGGTGAAAGCTGCTGTTAGTAAGATTGGACCCTTGACTGGGCGTGAAGAGAAAAGCCTGGAGAGCTTTGAGATATCACCTGATTCGAGAACCATTGCGTTTATCGGTAACGAGGGGTACATCCTCCTGATATCTTCCAAAACCAAGCAGCTCATTGGAACCCTCAAGATGAATGGTAACGTGCGTTCGCTGGCCTTTGCGGATGGTGGGAACCAGCTACTGAGCAGCGGCGGGGATGGCCATGTTTACCACTGGGATCTCAGAACAAGGAAGTGTATGCACAAGTCTGTCGACGAGGGCTCCCTGTCAGGCCTTTCCCTCTGCACCTCGCAGGACAGCTCTTACTTcgccacaggctccagcagcgGCATCGTGAACGTGTACAAGAGGGACGAGTTCCTCGGGGGGAAGAGGAAGCCGCTGAAGACGATCGAGAACCTCACGACCGAGACGGGCCAGATGAAGTTCAACCATGACGCCCAGATCCTGGCGATAAGCTCGGGCAAGGATAGGAATGGGATGAGGCTCGTACACGTCCCATCCTTCACCGTGTACCAAAACTGGCCAGGGCCACGGTTCAGCCTTCAGTACCCGAGGTGCCTGGACTTCAGCCCTGGGAGCGGGTTCCTCTCCGTCGGGCACGCCGGCGGAAAAGTTTTGCTCTACAAGCTGCACCACTATCAGAACGCTTAG